GATCTGATACGGCGGCTGCGCGAGCGCGGCGCTTCTGTGCGGGTGGTGATGACCTCGGCAGCGCAGGAATTCGTCACCACGCTGTCGGTCGGCGCGCTTTCGGCCGACCACGTCTTTACCGACCTGTTCGACCGCAAGGACGAGCACGATGTCGGCCATATCAGGCTGTCGCGCGAGGCCGACCTGCTGGTCGTGGCGCCGGCCACCGCCGACCTGATGGCGAAGCTTGCCAACGGCCATGCCAATGACCTTGCCTCGACGGTGCTGCTGGCCACCGACAAGAAGGTGCTGATGGCCCCTGCAATGAACCCGAAGATGTGGGCGCACGCCGCTACACGCCGCAACCGGGCGACGCTGCAGAAGGATGGCATCGCCTTTATCGGCCCCGCCAAAGGCGAGATGGCCGAAAGCAACGAAGCGGGCGAGGGCCGCATGGCCGAACCGCTGGAGATCGTCGCCGCGATCGAGACGATGCTTGACGAGAAGCCGAAGCCGCTTGCCGGCCGCAGGATCATCGTCACCTCCGGGCCGACGCATGAGCCGATCGATCCGGTGCGTTACATCGCCAACCGCTCTTCGGGCAAGCAGGGCCATGCCATCGCGGCCGCGCTGGCAAAGCTCGGCGCCGATGTGCGGCTCGTTTCCGGTCCGGTCACCATTGCCGATCCGGCCGGCGTCGCGACCACCCATGTCGAAACGGGCGCCCAGATGAAGGAAGCGGTCGAGAGCCTGCTGCCGGCGGATGCCGCTGTCTTTGTCGCGGCGGTCGCCGACTGGCGCACGGCCAACGCCGCCGGCGAGAAGATCAAGAAGGTGGCGGGCGAGGGGCCGCCTGCGCTGCAGATGGTCGAGAACCCGGACATCCTGGCCGGCATCGGCCATCATGCGCAGAGGCCTGGCCTTGTCGTCGGCTTCGCTGCCGAAACGCAGGATCTCATCGCAAATGCCGAGGCCAAGCTCAAGAAAAAGGGCGCCGACTTCATCGTCGCCAACGACGTCTCGCATGAAAGCGGCATCGGCCCATCGGGCGTGATGGGCGGCGACCGCAACAAGGTGCGCATCGTCTCCAGGGCCGGCGTTGAGGAGTGGCCGGAGATGGGCAAGGACGAGGTGGCGGCGCGGCTTGCCGCGCTGATTGCGGAGCGGCTGCAGACCGTCGTGGTGTGAGGCCGAAACCGGCGCTTCGGTCGCCGGCCCTCGACGTCACTCCGCGGCGATGCCGGGAAGGCTCGTGTTCGCGGCGAGCCCGGCCTCGATCGACTCGGCGATGATCTTCAGGCCGAGGTCCAGCTCTTCATCGGAAATCGTCAGCGGCGGCGCGATGCGGAAGACGCCGCCCATGCCGGGAAGCTTCACGATGTTCATGCTGAGACCGCGCCGGAACGCCTCAGCCGCGATCGCGGCGCCAAGCTGATGGTCGGGGACAGGGTCCTTGCGGTCCTTGACGATCTCGACGCCGAGCAGGAGACCGCGGCCGCGCACGTCGCCGACGCATTCATAGCGCTGCTTCAGGCTGGACAGGCCGGCGGACAGTTTCGCTCCCATGTTGCGCGCCCGTTCGACGAGCTTTTCTTCTTCCACCACATCGAGCACCGCCAGGCCCACGGCCGCCGGCAGCGGATCGGAGACATGCGTGGTGTAGAAGAGAAAACCTTTCGCATGCGCTTCCTCCTCGATCTCGGCCGTCGTCATGACGGCCGAAAGCGGAAGGCCGGCGCCGATCGTCTTGGAAAGCGTCAGGATATCCGGCGTAACGCCGTCCCTCTGGAAGGCGAACATATGTCCGGTGCGGCCGATGCCTGTCTGCGCTTCGTCCAGGATCAGCAGCATGCCGCGCTCGCGGCACTTCTGCTGGAGAGCCGCCAGGTAGCCTTGCGGCAGCTCCAATATGCCGCCGCTCGACAGGATCGGTTCGGCGACGAAGGCCGCCAGGCTGCCCGTCGATTGGCTGTCGACCAGATCGAAAGCATCGTCGAGCTCGGTCTGCCAATCCAGCGAGCCGTCGGCATGCTTGAAACGCGGCCGAAAACTGTTCGGCGCCGGGATCGCGAGCGAGCCGACCGCGGCAGGTCCATAGCCCTTGCGGCCGGCGCTGTAGGTTGCTGACGCTGCCACGCCGGTCATGCCGTGCCAGCTCTTCGAAAAGGCGACGATCTCGTGCTTGCCGGTCACCAGCTTGGCCATGCGGATCGCGGCTTCGTTCGATTCCGCTCCGGTCGACAAAAGCAGAACCCGGTCGAGCCCTGGCGCCAGCGCCGCCAGGCGCACGGCAAGCTCGACCACGGGACGGGAGAGCATGCCGCTGAACAGATGCGCGACCTGACCGACCTGGCGGCTCACCGTTGAGACGATCCTGGGGTGAGAATGCCCGAGCAGCGCGCTCATCTGCCCGGAGGTGAAATCGAGGATGGGCTTGTCATCCGCATCGTAGACGAAGGATCCCGCGGCGCGCTCGATGATTGCCGGCTCGAAGCTGCCGCCATAGCGTATCAGATGCTTTTGCGCCGCATTCCAGAACCCGCGATCCTGGTTTTTTGACATGGTTCCAGCTCCACCAAAGCGACCAGATGACTAGATAGCACTTGGCGCGGGTGCAGTAAAATTGATAGTAATCGGATCCGGATATCAATGGATTTGATATGCAGGCTCCACTCGATCTCAAGCTCCTGTCGACATTCGTGCGCGCGGCGCATTCCGGCACGCTGAGCGCCGTGGCGGTGCAGGTCGGGCGCACGCAATCGGCCGTGACCATGCAGATCCAGCGATTGGAAGAAGCGCTTGGCCAGAGCCTTTTTCATCGCAGCGGCAGCGGCGTGCGGCTGACCGGCAGCGGCGAACGTTTTCTGGCCTATGCCGAGCGCATCCTCAGAATCCATGACGAGGCGATCTCGGCCTTTTCCGACCAGGGCCTGCATGGGTCGATCATCTTCGGCAGCCCCGAAGACTATCTGAGCGCGTTCTTCCCGGCGCTCTTGAAGAGTTTCGGCACAATGTATCCCGATGTCGAGATCAAGGTGGTCTCGGCGCCGACGGTCGAACTGCGCACGCTCATCAATGCGCGTCAGGTCGATCTGGCGCTCGTTTCCACACCCAATCCAGGCGATGCGCCGGATGTCGTGCGCAGGGAATCGCTGGTCTGGGTCGGCAGCCGGCCAACCCTGGAACTCTACGATTTCGGCGACACCGTCCCACTCGCCCTGGCTGCGTCGAACGCGATCGACCACAAGGGGGCCTGCGAGGCCATGACCCGCGCCGGCCTGCGCTACAAGATAGCCTATGCCTCCAACAGCCTTGCCGGGCTGATCGCCGTTGCGCGGTCAGGGCTGGCGATCAGCGTGATGGCGGAGGGGGCGGTGCCGCCCGATCTCCATATTCTCGGCGCTCCGCTTCCTCCGCTGCCCGGGCTCGGTATCGTGATCATTTTCGCCGATGCGGAACGATCGCCCGCGGCCACGGCCTTTGCCGATCACATCCGCAAGGTTCTGCCGTCGCTTTGAGGGTCTGCCGCCTCGCAGCTCTCGATAAGCTCGTGGTCTGGAACGTCAGCCCGTGGCCATTTGCGGCCGGTTCGCCGTCAACGACATCCTGAGCGCGGCCAGGCACCCGACGATCCCGAGCGGCACGAAAGCCAGGAACAGCCAGCCGGCGACGATCGCGGCCGCCTCGCGACTCAGGCCATCGGAGAACCCACAGGCATTAGCGATAATGCCGGCAAGGGCGGCGCCTACCGCATAGCCGATGCGCTGCATCGTCGGCACGGCGGCCGAGGCGATGGTCTGTTCGCCCTCGCGCGCCGAGGCGACGATCACGCGCGTCAGGAACGGCCAGGCGACGCCGAAGCCGCCGCCCTGCAGAAGGGCGCAAAGCAGGATCAGCGGGATCGAGCCGGTCGGGATCGTGTAGGCGAAGCCGGCAATGCCGCAGGCGATCATCAGCGCGCCGACGACGATGATCGACCGCTCGCGATGCAGCGGCGCATTGGCGACGAGGATCGACAGGATCGACCAGGCAATCGATTCGGCGGCGATGATATAGCCTGTCGTCAGGATCGGGATGCCGTGCAGCGTGGTCAGCAGCAACGGCCCGTAAATGGCGAAGGTGCAGGTCGCCACGGAGGAGGCGGCCACCATGGTCATGCCGCTGCCGAGCGCGGAATTCCAGGAAAAAAGTTGCGAGGGAAACAGGCGCGAGCGCGGCTTCAGCGCATCGACGCGGAAGAACAGCGCGAGGCCGGCCAGGCCGAGCAGTATGAGCAGCGACGAGCGCAGCAAGGCGATGTCGACGCCAGCGGCGGCGATCAGCACGACGCTGACGGCAAGGCATCCGAGCGCCAGGAAGGGAAAGGCGGGCGTCGGGCCGGCGCCGGCCTGCGGCCGCTTCGCCTGCGGCGTGCCAAGCACGGCGAAGCTTGCGAGCGCCATGGCCGCACCGCCAAACGTGAAGACACCGAAGGCCCAGCGCCAGGACAGGAAATCGACCATGATTGCGCCGAGCATCGGGCCACTGAAGGCGGCGACACCCCAAATCGCCGAGATGATGCCGAAAAGCTGCGGCCAGATATTGCGCGGGAACAGGCGCTCGACCGAGACGAAGGCGAGCGAGACGAGCGCACCACCGCCCAGGCCCTCGACCAGCCGCCCGGCCAGGAAGACCGGCATCGATGGCGCGGTGGCGCAGACCAGCGCGCCAGCGGCATAAAGAAGGGCTGCGGCTATCATGTTGGTGCGCAGGGCGACGAAGCTGACCAGCCGGCCGGCGGCGGCACCCGCGACGATGGCGCCGAGTTCGTATACGGCCAGCGACCAGCCGACGAACTGCACGCCGGCAATATCGCCGACCATCGCCGGCATGACCGTCGCGATCATCGTCTCATTGGTGGCATGGAGCAGGATGCCGAGGCTGATGAAGCAGAAGCGTGCCAAGTCGCCATTTGCCCACAGCGCGGGCCAATCTATCTTGTCGCCACCTGCCTTGTTGCCGCTTGCTGCCGTCACGTCGATCTCCTGCTTGCGATCCGCAGCCTCATCCGCATTGCGAATGGGCGCCAGGTCCAGTTCGGCAGGGCTTGTAGAACCTCAAGCGCGGTTGAGCTCAAGAGGCTTTTTCGCTTGTCGTGGAAGGAAGGCTCCACCGGCCCTGGTGGTCAGTCAGTTCGCTGTGCTGCGCAGCTGGAACTGGCTGACGCCGATGGCGATGTTGAGACCGGTCTGGGTCTGGACGCTGAGCGGCTGCAGAGTGAAGGCGTTGCCGGTGCCGCCGACCAGGAGATTGGCGCCGGCGCCGACCGCGGCGGTCACTTCGGCGCTGGCGCCGACATAGTCGCCGGCAAGCGCACCCGGGGCGTAGATGTTGTTCATCGGCGTCAGCACCAGCCAGCGCATCACGCTCTGGCTGGTCGTGCCGATGTCGAGACCATACTTGTTGACGGCGCCGAAATAGGCTTCCGGCGCGAAGGTCTTGTCGGCCGGCATGAAGGTGCAGCTCAGATCCTTGCTTGAGCCGAAGACGAAGCCGCTGCCGCCGCCGATGGCGCAATCCAAGACGCCGAGCTCAACGCCGCCGGTCTCCGCTCGGGCCTGCCCGGCCAGTGCAACGATCGCCATCGCGGCTGCGGCGATGATCCTCGACATATGTCCCCCCTCTTCTTTTTGACGCAATTCCGGACGGAAAACCGTGTCTCACTTTTCCTGGAATTGCTCAAAAGCATGCGGCCCGGAACGGCTACAATGTCCTGTTCCGGGCCGCGCGTATAGGCGGATGTCGTTAGCGGCTGAGCGCCTATTTGTAGGAGTGGACGAGGTCCAGCGACGCCACCGCGACGGCCAGGTTGACGCCGGTCTGCGCCTGCACGCTGAGCGGCTCCAGCATGAAGGCGCCGTCGAGGCCGCCGACCAGGAGATTGGCGCCGCCGCCGGTCACGACGGAAGCCTCGGCGTTGACGCCGTAATAGCTGCCGGCGAGGTCGCCCGCCTCATGATGGCGCGTGGCGCCGAGCACCGCCCAGACCAGCTGGCCCTGATGCGTCTGGCCGATGTCGACGCCGAGCTTGGAGATCATGCCGGTGTACTGCTCGGCCGGATCGTGATGATAGGGACGGAAGGTGCAGGACACGCCCTTGTTGGACGTGATGACATAGCCGACGCCGCCGTCGATCGTGCAATCGAGCGTGCCGAGCCGGAGCGTGCCGGCGCTGACTGGGGAAGCGAGGACCGTGGCGGCAAGCGCGGCAGCGGCACAGGCAAGGGATTTGATCATTGGAAAGGTCCTTTCGCGAAAATCTTGGCCCCGGCTTAAACGGTCGAGGTGCAAGGAGCGTTCCGCCGAAAACTTGGCGCGAACATGGCAAAGGTTAACGCACTGCCCTGGGCGGTTAACGGATCGCTATCGGCGTCGCCACGGCGCAACACTGCGGCCGCCGGCGGCGACCGCGCCTGGCGCGAGATGCCCTTCCGTTACAGGCTTCAGCTGGCGTTGCCGCCGGTGCGCGACAGGCCGTCCTTGGCCGGCTGGTAGTTCGGGTCGAGGTGGATCGCCTCGCGGTAGGACTTGGCGGCCCTGACCTTGTCGCCACGGCGCTCGTAGATCAGCGCCTGGTTGGCCCAGGCCTCGGCATTCTTGCCGTCGAGCTTGATGGCCATGTTGAAGTCGGAGAAGGCGTTGTCCTCGTCGCCTGTCGCAAGATAGGAGAGGCCGCGGCCGTTGTAGGGCTCGGCGGCGTCCGGCGCCAGCGAGATGGCGGTCGAGAAGTCCTCGATGGCGAATTTGTGCTGGCCCTGGCTCTGATAGATCAGACCGCGATTGTGGTAGGCGCGCGCATCCGTGGTGTCGAGCTGGATCGCCTTCTGGAAGTCGTTGAAGGCATCCTGGGTGCGGCCCGCCTTACGGTAGAGATTGCCGCGGCCGATATAGGCGGCATCGTAGTTGGCGTTGATCTGGATCGAGCGGTTGTAGTCGGCCAGAGCGGCTTCCTGATTGCCGAGGAAACGCTGAATCAGCGCGCGATTCGAGTAGGCCTGGTAGAAGTTCGGATTGAGCTGGATGGCCTGGTTGAAGTCCTTGAGCGCCGCCTGGTACTGGCCGCCGCGGCCATAGGCCGAGCCGCGCACATTATAGCCCTCGGGATCCTGCGGATTGCGCTGAATGACCGCCGAGAGCGAGGAGATGTTCTCGCTTGAGCCTTGCGCCTTGTCGATCGAGTTGAACTCACCTGTCGGGGCCGTCTGGCATGCTGCAAGCATCAGACCCGAAAGCAGGGCCGCCGTCAGGGCGAAGCCGCGAAAACCGGTTCCACGCTCCACGGTAATAGCGTTCATCTTTGTCCTCACTGCCGCAGCGCCGTCAGTCCGTTCCCTCTCCGACCGGCTCGAATCTATAAACAAAAAGGTGGCGGCGATTCCGCATCGCGCCACCTTCGGTATCCTTCGAAAAGGACGAAAAATAGGCGTTATGAGCGCGGCGAACGCGGCGCGCCACCAGCACCGGCCGGAGCCGGACGCGGGGTCATCGGCAGCAGGCCTTCGCGCTGGGCGCGCTTGCGGGCCAGCTTGCGGGCGCGGCGCACGGCTTCCGCCTTCTCGCGGGCACGCTTCTCGGACGGCTTCTCGTAGTGACCGCGCATCTTCATTTCACGGAAGATACCTTCGCGCTGCATTTTCTTCTTCAGCGCGCGAAGCGCCTGATCAACGTTGTTGTCGCGGACGAGTACCTGCACGGGCAATCCTGTCTTCGGGTTTGAAATCGTTAGGCAATCGGCAATAGCCGAGATGCCTCCGCGGCGAGTTGCACCGCGAATTGTGGCGGCTGATAGCAGAATCAGGCCGGGATGTCCACCGCTGATTGCGGGAAAGCGCGATCAAAAACCGGAGCAGTGCGCTAGGCCGCGATTCAATCTTCCACCGCCGCCAGATGGAGGCGTGCGAAATCCTCGAAAAACTCGCCGTAATCGCAGGTGATTTCCTCGCCGGCGGCGATGTCGCGAATGGCGGTGGCGCCGCCATATTGCGAGAAATCCGTGTTCGGCCGCTCGGAGTGGTTCATGAAGCGGCCATTGTCGACCTCATAGACCATGAAGCCGGGCTTGTCCGGGCTCGGATAGGCATAGCGGTCGAGCAGTTCCCTCAGATGAGGGGATGCCGCTTCATATTTTTCCATCGGAATCAGGCGGTCGAAATCGGGATCGAGCCGCCAGATCGAAGCACCTTTGCGGATCGGCTCGGCAGCGAAGACACCGACGCCCTCGATGGCGCTCTGCGCAACATAGGTCCTGATCAGCAGCATCGTTCCGGTCCGATTTCGACGGGAAACGAAAATCGTCAAAACGGGCCGAAATGCAAGGCCGTATCGCGATATTTCAGCGGATGAGTGTGCCCGCCGTCCGCCTCACGGATCACGTCCGGTTGATCGAAGCGTCCGGCTTCGGCCGCGGCAAAGGCTGCTGTTGCCCCTACTGCCGCAACAGCCAGCCCAGCCGGTCCAGGGAGAAGGCGTAGGTGAGGGCGATCAGCAGGGCCATGACGATGCCCGCGGCCGCATGACCGACCAGATAGAATCCGGCGGCGCCGCCGAACAGGATGACGAGTTCCAGCGCCAACCGCGCCGCGCCCGGCACAGGAACCGGCGCGCGGCCTGACCGGCTTGGGTCGTCAGGAACCGCGAAGGTTCCCCACAGTGCAGCCGCAACAAGCGGCAAGGCCAAGGCGAAGAGCCAGCGCCACCATCCTTCGGACAGGCTCCAGCCTGCCATGCCGAGCCCGAGCAGCGCAGCAAGTTCCAGCAGAAAGCGCAGGGTCAGATTCCACCAGGCGTTGCCCATATTGATCCTGTAGGTCTCGGAGCAGCCGGTATGGCCGATCGCGGCCGCGGCTACCAGCCCGGACGCCATCCTTTCGGCATGGCGCAAAGCGGCAAGCGCCGTCGCAAACAGCGCAAGGATGACATCGCGGTTTCGCTAGTGATACTCCTCGCGTGACGGGCGGACGACATCCGCGATTTTTGGCGCGAGGCTATAACGTGAAGAAATATTCGGTATTCGCCATCGCCCGCGAGGCGATGCGCGGCCACAAGGGCTGGAAAGAGCAGTGGACCTCGCCCGAGCCGAAGAAGGAATACGACGTCATCATCGTCGGCGCCGGCGGGCACGGCCTGGCGACGGCCTATTACCTGGCGAGCGAGCACGGCATCACCAACATCGCGGTGCTGGAAAAGGGCTGGCTCGGCGGCGGCAACACTGGTCGCAACACCACAATCATCCGCTCCAACTATCTCTATGATGAAAGCGCCGGCATCTACGACCGTGCGCTGAAGCTGTGGGATGGATTGAGCCAAGAGCTCAACTACAACGTCATGTATTCGGCGCGCGGCGTCATGATGCTGGCGCACAACGTGCATGACGTGCAGGTGTTCAAGCGCCATATCCACGCCAACCGCCTCAACGGCATCGACAATGAATGGCTGACGCCGGAAGAGGCGAAGGCATTCTGCCCGCCGCTCAACATCTCCAAGGAAGCGCGCTATCCGGTAATGGGCGCCGCGTTGCAGCGGCGCGGCGGCACGGCGCGCCATGACGCGGTGGCGTGGGGCTATGCGCGCGGCGCTTCGGCGCGCGGCGTGCACATCATCCAGAACTGCGAGGTCACGGGCATCAAGCGGGCGGCGAACGGCGCTGTCAGCGGCGTGGAGACGACGCGCGGCTTCATCGGCGCCAAGAAGGTCGGCGTGGTGGCGGCCGGCCATTCCTCGGTCATCATGAACATGGCCGGCGTGCGCATGCCGCTCGAAAGCTATCCGCTGCAAGCGCTGGTGTCGGAGCCGGTCAAGCCGGTGGTGCCCTGCGTGGTGATGTCCAACACCGTGCATGCCTATATCTCCCAGTCCGACAAGGGCGAGCTCGTCATCGGCGCCGGCACCGACCAGTATGTCTCCTATTCGCAGACCGGCGGCCTGCACATATTGCAGCACACGCTGGACGCCATCTGCGAGATGTTCCCGATCTTCACCCGCATGAAGATGCTGCGCTCCTGGGGCGGCATCGTCGACGTCACGCCCGACCGCTCGCCGATCCTGGCGAAAACACCGGTCAAGGGGCTTTACGTCAATTGCGGCTGGGGCACCGGCGGCTTCAAGGCGACGCCCGGCTCGGGCAATGTCTTCGCGCACACGATCGCGAAGGACGAGCCGCACCCGATCAACGCGCCTTTCACCCTCGAGCGCTTCCGCACCGGACGCCTCATCGACGAGGCCGCGGCGGCGGCGGTGGCGCACTGATGATGGCTCAGTCGCATTGCGATCAACAGGCCGACGCGCGCGTCGGTCACGGCAAGTTTTAGGATCACCCAGATGCTTCTCATCCGCTGTCCCTATTGCGAGGAAGAGCGCCCGGAACTCGAGTTCCGCAATGCCGGCGAGGCGCATATCGCGCGCCCGACGAACATTGCCGCCGAGAGCGACGACGATTTCGAGAAATTCTTCTTCATCCGCGCGAACCCGAAGGGCGTCATCTATGAGCGCTGGCGCCACATCCATGGCTGCGCGCGCTTCTTCAACGCCGTGCGCGACACCGTCACCGACAAGTTCGTCATGACCTACAAGGCCGGCGAGCCGAAGCCCGCGAAGCTGCCCGGAGCCGCGAAATGAACGCCATGTTCCGCATTTCCGGCGCCGGTCGCCTCAGCCAGGCGAAGACCGCCTCCTTCAGTTTCGACGACAAGTCCTATGTCGGCATCGAGGGCGACACGCTCGCCTCGGCGCTGCTCGCCAACGGCGTGCATCTGGTCGGGCGATCGTTCAAATACCATCGGCCCCGCGGCGTCCTGTCGGCCGGCGCGGAAGAGCCGAACGCGCTGGTGCAGATCGTGCGGGACGATGCTCGCAAGACGCCGAATGTGCGCGCCACTGTCCAGGAGCTCTATGACGGGCTGACCGCCCATTCGCAGAACCGCTGGCCGTCGCTTTCCTTCGACGTCGGCGCCGTCAATGACATCGCCTCGCCGCTATTTTCGGCCGGCTTCTACTACAAGACCTTCATGTGGCCGAAGGCCGCTTGGAAGAGCCTTTACGAGCCGAAGATCCGCGCCGCGGCCGGCCTTGGCGTTTCTCCGGACAAGCCGGACCCGGACCACTATGCCGCGCGCTACGCGCATTGCGAGGTGCTGGTGTTGGGCGGGGGCGCTGCCGGCATTGCAGCTGCCCTTGCCGCCGCCGAAACGGGCGTGCGGGTGATCCTCGCCGACGAGCAGGCCGAATTCGGCGGCAGCCTGCGCTTCGAGAGCGGCGCCAAAATCGAGGGCGAGAATGGCTATGCCTGGGCGCAAGCCGCGATCGCCAGGCTCAAGGCGATGGACAATGTGCGGGTGCTCTCCCGCACCACGGCTTTCGGCTATTACGCGCAAAACTTCGTCGGCTTGGTAGAGCGGGTCAGTGATCACCTGAAGAATCCCGGCCACGACCTGGCGCGCGAACGCCTGTGGCAGGTGCGCGCCAATCGCGTCGTCATCGCCACCGGCGCCATCGAGCGCCATATGGTGTTCGCCAACAACGACCGTCCGGGCGTCATGCTGGCTTCGGCGGCGCGCACCTATCTCAACCACTATGGCGTCGCGGTGGGCAGGAATGTCGGCGTCTATACGGCCAATGATTCCGCTTACGCTGCGGCGATCGATCTCAAAAAGGCCGGCGTCAACATCGCGGCCATCGTCGACCTGCGCGACAATCCGTCGGGGCCGGTGATCGACGAGGCGAGGGCGCTCGGCATCGAGATCAATTTCGGCCGCGCGGTGGTGAGCGCCGGCGGCAAATTGCGCGTGTCGTCCATGACCGTGCAGCCGAAGAATGGCGGCGGCGGACGCACCATCCCGGTCGACGCGATCCTGATGTCGGCCGGCTGGACGCCGTCGGTGCATCTGTTCTCGCAGTCGCGCGGCAAGGTCGCCTTCAACGACGAGACCAAGCGCTTCGTGCCCGGCACCTACGCGCAGGATTGCGTCTCGGTCGGCGCCTGCAACGGCACGGACGGGCTGGACGCGACGGTAGACGAGGCCTATGCGGCCGGCGCCAAGGCGGCGAAGGAAGCCGGCGGCAAGGCCGGAAAAGGCGCCAAGCCAAAGGTCGATGCCGGCGAGAGCTGGTCGCGCGGCATGCTGGGCGCTGCCCCCGGCGCCGGGCAAGGCACCACGGTCAAGGCCTTCGTCGATTTCCAGAACGACGTCACCGCCAAGGACATCCGCCAGGCGGTGCATGAAGGCATGCGCTCCATCGAGCACGTCAAGCGCTTCACCACTAATGGCATGGCGACCGACCAGGGCAAGACGTCCAACATGCATGGCCTGGCGA
This region of Mesorhizobium sp. M2A.F.Ca.ET.046.03.2.1 genomic DNA includes:
- a CDS encoding LysR family transcriptional regulator, encoding MQAPLDLKLLSTFVRAAHSGTLSAVAVQVGRTQSAVTMQIQRLEEALGQSLFHRSGSGVRLTGSGERFLAYAERILRIHDEAISAFSDQGLHGSIIFGSPEDYLSAFFPALLKSFGTMYPDVEIKVVSAPTVELRTLINARQVDLALVSTPNPGDAPDVVRRESLVWVGSRPTLELYDFGDTVPLALAASNAIDHKGACEAMTRAGLRYKIAYASNSLAGLIAVARSGLAISVMAEGAVPPDLHILGAPLPPLPGLGIVIIFADAERSPAATAFADHIRKVLPSL
- a CDS encoding SET domain-containing protein-lysine N-methyltransferase, translating into MLLIRTYVAQSAIEGVGVFAAEPIRKGASIWRLDPDFDRLIPMEKYEAASPHLRELLDRYAYPSPDKPGFMVYEVDNGRFMNHSERPNTDFSQYGGATAIRDIAAGEEITCDYGEFFEDFARLHLAAVED
- the rpsU gene encoding 30S ribosomal protein S21, with product MQVLVRDNNVDQALRALKKKMQREGIFREMKMRGHYEKPSEKRAREKAEAVRRARKLARKRAQREGLLPMTPRPAPAGAGGAPRSPRS
- a CDS encoding tetratricopeptide repeat protein — its product is MNAITVERGTGFRGFALTAALLSGLMLAACQTAPTGEFNSIDKAQGSSENISSLSAVIQRNPQDPEGYNVRGSAYGRGGQYQAALKDFNQAIQLNPNFYQAYSNRALIQRFLGNQEAALADYNRSIQINANYDAAYIGRGNLYRKAGRTQDAFNDFQKAIQLDTTDARAYHNRGLIYQSQGQHKFAIEDFSTAISLAPDAAEPYNGRGLSYLATGDEDNAFSDFNMAIKLDGKNAEAWANQALIYERRGDKVRAAKSYREAIHLDPNYQPAKDGLSRTGGNAS
- the coaBC gene encoding bifunctional phosphopantothenoylcysteine decarboxylase/phosphopantothenate--cysteine ligase CoaBC — translated: MGTITVRNLADDVKQRLRERAAARGVSMEEQAREILGRSVLSAGAATAPEGESLYAAIRGLVEPHGGFDIELPLRGQSVGSRMTLSGKRILLIIGGGIAAYKSLDLIRRLRERGASVRVVMTSAAQEFVTTLSVGALSADHVFTDLFDRKDEHDVGHIRLSREADLLVVAPATADLMAKLANGHANDLASTVLLATDKKVLMAPAMNPKMWAHAATRRNRATLQKDGIAFIGPAKGEMAESNEAGEGRMAEPLEIVAAIETMLDEKPKPLAGRRIIVTSGPTHEPIDPVRYIANRSSGKQGHAIAAALAKLGADVRLVSGPVTIADPAGVATTHVETGAQMKEAVESLLPADAAVFVAAVADWRTANAAGEKIKKVAGEGPPALQMVENPDILAGIGHHAQRPGLVVGFAAETQDLIANAEAKLKKKGADFIVANDVSHESGIGPSGVMGGDRNKVRIVSRAGVEEWPEMGKDEVAARLAALIAERLQTVVV
- a CDS encoding MFS transporter encodes the protein MTAASGNKAGGDKIDWPALWANGDLARFCFISLGILLHATNETMIATVMPAMVGDIAGVQFVGWSLAVYELGAIVAGAAAGRLVSFVALRTNMIAAALLYAAGALVCATAPSMPVFLAGRLVEGLGGGALVSLAFVSVERLFPRNIWPQLFGIISAIWGVAAFSGPMLGAIMVDFLSWRWAFGVFTFGGAAMALASFAVLGTPQAKRPQAGAGPTPAFPFLALGCLAVSVVLIAAAGVDIALLRSSLLILLGLAGLALFFRVDALKPRSRLFPSQLFSWNSALGSGMTMVAASSVATCTFAIYGPLLLTTLHGIPILTTGYIIAAESIAWSILSILVANAPLHRERSIIVVGALMIACGIAGFAYTIPTGSIPLILLCALLQGGGFGVAWPFLTRVIVASAREGEQTIASAAVPTMQRIGYAVGAALAGIIANACGFSDGLSREAAAIVAGWLFLAFVPLGIVGCLAALRMSLTANRPQMATG
- a CDS encoding aspartate aminotransferase family protein, producing MSKNQDRGFWNAAQKHLIRYGGSFEPAIIERAAGSFVYDADDKPILDFTSGQMSALLGHSHPRIVSTVSRQVGQVAHLFSGMLSRPVVELAVRLAALAPGLDRVLLLSTGAESNEAAIRMAKLVTGKHEIVAFSKSWHGMTGVAASATYSAGRKGYGPAAVGSLAIPAPNSFRPRFKHADGSLDWQTELDDAFDLVDSQSTGSLAAFVAEPILSSGGILELPQGYLAALQQKCRERGMLLILDEAQTGIGRTGHMFAFQRDGVTPDILTLSKTIGAGLPLSAVMTTAEIEEEAHAKGFLFYTTHVSDPLPAAVGLAVLDVVEEEKLVERARNMGAKLSAGLSSLKQRYECVGDVRGRGLLLGVEIVKDRKDPVPDHQLGAAIAAEAFRRGLSMNIVKLPGMGGVFRIAPPLTISDEELDLGLKIIAESIEAGLAANTSLPGIAAE
- a CDS encoding YrdB family protein: MGNAWWNLTLRFLLELAALLGLGMAGWSLSEGWWRWLFALALPLVAAALWGTFAVPDDPSRSGRAPVPVPGAARLALELVILFGGAAGFYLVGHAAAGIVMALLIALTYAFSLDRLGWLLRQ
- a CDS encoding DUF992 domain-containing protein → MSRIIAAAAMAIVALAGQARAETGGVELGVLDCAIGGGSGFVFGSSKDLSCTFMPADKTFAPEAYFGAVNKYGLDIGTTSQSVMRWLVLTPMNNIYAPGALAGDYVGASAEVTAAVGAGANLLVGGTGNAFTLQPLSVQTQTGLNIAIGVSQFQLRSTAN
- a CDS encoding DUF992 domain-containing protein — translated: MIKSLACAAAALAATVLASPVSAGTLRLGTLDCTIDGGVGYVITSNKGVSCTFRPYHHDPAEQYTGMISKLGVDIGQTHQGQLVWAVLGATRHHEAGDLAGSYYGVNAEASVVTGGGANLLVGGLDGAFMLEPLSVQAQTGVNLAVAVASLDLVHSYK